TCGGGGATTCCGCCCGCGTAGTTGTCGGCTCGGGGCCTGAGCAGGACGACGTCAGGATAGAAGTCGTTGTCTTTCGATATGCCAAGAGGGTTCTGCACGTCGACGAGCGCGCGAGCGCCCACGCTTCGAAGTAGGAAATTCAACTTTCGAACGCAGGCCGCGTGCCGATGTCCGATAGGCGACATTTCTACTATCTCCCCGTCGACGAGCTCTAGGCGGTCGTCTTCCTGGAACACACCGGCATCGATCATGTTGCGAAACTCCTCGGTCGTGA
This region of Vicinamibacteria bacterium genomic DNA includes:
- a CDS encoding Uma2 family endonuclease encodes the protein TTEEFRNMIDAGVFQEDDRLELVDGEIVEMSPIGHRHAACVRKLNFLLRSVGARALVDVQNPLGISKDNDFYPDVVLLRPRADNYAGGIPDAHDTLLVIEVADTTLRLERSVKKSRYAAAGATELWIVDLEGSRVWIHRNPLEGEYGEILEARPGDVLKVPGMPDVEIPVADLIS